A region from the Kineothrix sp. IPX-CK genome encodes:
- a CDS encoding AEC family transporter — MVLFQQMLIFFIIMLLGYYGARKGILDDVTGKSLSWLVVHIANPALILSGCAGGQMVVKELLFTGILAVLLFLVLIISAEIVIPMFFHEREKRGGYKVMLVFSNMGFMGFPLISAVYGQSAIMYAAIFLIPFNLLIYTYGIFRIGKMGKREDLEGRKTVQWKPMLNSGVIACLLAIGIEVTRFPVPEMPMKLIEMLGGMTAPLSMLIIGASFRGLSTKKLITDKKLLGFSFLKLMALPVAGMLFLKQFVENEVLLGVCFIVLAAPAGSMVVILSKQYGGDENTAVKGVAFTTLLSVLTMPLAAKLAGL, encoded by the coding sequence ATGGTGCTTTTTCAACAAATGCTTATATTTTTTATTATAATGCTACTGGGATATTATGGCGCCCGAAAAGGCATATTGGATGACGTTACTGGAAAGAGCCTGTCGTGGCTGGTAGTTCATATTGCCAATCCCGCATTGATATTGTCAGGCTGTGCAGGAGGACAGATGGTGGTAAAAGAGCTGCTGTTCACAGGTATACTGGCCGTCTTGCTCTTTTTGGTTTTGATAATATCGGCAGAAATCGTCATACCGATGTTTTTTCACGAAAGGGAAAAGAGGGGCGGCTATAAGGTGATGCTTGTTTTTTCCAACATGGGATTTATGGGATTCCCGCTGATTTCGGCAGTCTATGGTCAATCCGCCATAATGTATGCCGCTATTTTTCTCATTCCCTTTAACCTTTTAATTTATACTTATGGAATTTTCCGCATTGGTAAAATGGGTAAAAGGGAAGACTTGGAGGGCAGAAAGACCGTGCAATGGAAACCGATGTTAAATAGCGGAGTCATTGCATGTCTGTTAGCAATTGGAATCGAAGTGACCCGCTTTCCGGTTCCTGAAATGCCAATGAAGCTGATTGAAATGCTGGGCGGAATGACCGCACCGCTTAGTATGTTGATTATTGGGGCATCTTTTCGGGGACTTTCCACAAAAAAACTAATCACAGATAAGAAATTATTGGGCTTTTCTTTTTTGAAATTAATGGCACTTCCTGTGGCAGGCATGTTGTTTCTTAAGCAGTTTGTGGAAAATGAAGTTCTGCTTGGCGTCTGCTTCATCGTATTGGCAGCTCCTGCAGGAAGTATGGTGGTTATTCTGAGCAAGCAGTACGGAGGCGACGAGAATACGGCAGTTAAGGGAGTAGCGTTTACTACACTGCTGTCCGTACTTACTATGCCTTTGGCCGCAAAGCTCGCAGGCTTGTAA
- a CDS encoding methylglyoxal synthase, producing the protein MEKDFITLTIGKQKNIALIAHDAKKADLIKWCQDNREILKGHFLCGTGTTAHMITDSTGLPVRGYNSGPLGGDQQIGAKIVEGRIDFVIFFSDPLTAAPHDPDVKALLRIAQVYDIPIANNKATADFLIQSKLMNESYDHDVINFSKNIAERATSMKENA; encoded by the coding sequence ATGGAAAAAGACTTTATCACACTTACAATTGGGAAACAGAAAAATATCGCACTGATTGCTCATGATGCCAAAAAGGCTGATTTGATCAAATGGTGTCAGGATAACAGGGAGATATTAAAGGGGCACTTCCTTTGCGGAACGGGAACGACGGCCCATATGATCACGGACAGCACCGGGCTTCCCGTAAGAGGATATAACAGCGGCCCGTTAGGAGGAGACCAACAGATAGGCGCGAAGATCGTAGAAGGAAGGATCGATTTTGTAATATTCTTCTCGGATCCGCTGACAGCGGCGCCCCATGATCCTGATGTCAAGGCTTTGCTCAGAATCGCGCAGGTGTACGATATACCAATCGCGAATAATAAAGCGACCGCTGATTTCCTCATTCAGTCAAAACTGATGAATGAAAGCTATGACCACGATGTTATCAACTTCAGCAAGAATATCGCTGAAAGGGCGACTAGTATGAAGGAGAATGCCTAA
- a CDS encoding iron-containing alcohol dehydrogenase: protein MKNIVLSGRKIVMGTGALSFLKELKYDKALIVTGGSSMIRTGVIKEATDYLEHKGGEVKVHSGVASDPTIEEVMRGVAVMKEFKPQAVIAIGGGSTMDCAKAMLLFYEFPMLTFENVLEINARGEIPKGRKTELICVPSTSGTGSEVTRGTVITDLEKQLKVPIMTDCLRPDIAILDGRLPMTMPKNIVAETGMDALTHAMEAYINHNLDEFDEALCSGAITGIMKWLPVSYRKENEEEMLAAREKVHYYQAMAGIGFANVGLGMVHGIAHSFGAVFHMAHGLTNAIILPYALAYNRRNSEVENKLRELSYRCRCNDIVEEIKELAKQLNIPSSIAGAGVEEKDFLEKYDILTDHAMLGATRVNPVPIDMDTMEKLIKAVYYGTDINF, encoded by the coding sequence ATGAAAAACATAGTATTAAGCGGGAGAAAAATAGTAATGGGTACCGGTGCCCTCTCTTTTCTTAAGGAGCTGAAATATGATAAGGCATTGATCGTCACAGGAGGAAGCTCGATGATAAGAACGGGCGTCATCAAAGAGGCAACGGATTATCTGGAGCATAAGGGCGGTGAGGTGAAGGTGCATTCAGGAGTTGCCTCCGACCCTACGATCGAAGAGGTTATGAGAGGAGTTGCTGTCATGAAGGAATTTAAGCCTCAGGCAGTAATAGCCATAGGAGGCGGTTCCACGATGGATTGTGCGAAAGCAATGCTTTTATTTTATGAATTTCCAATGCTCACCTTTGAGAATGTGCTGGAAATAAATGCCCGGGGCGAAATTCCGAAGGGGCGGAAAACAGAGCTTATCTGTGTTCCCTCCACATCGGGAACCGGATCGGAGGTAACGAGAGGAACGGTAATAACAGACCTTGAAAAACAATTAAAGGTTCCCATTATGACAGATTGCCTAAGGCCGGATATTGCGATTTTAGACGGAAGGCTTCCGATGACAATGCCGAAGAATATTGTGGCTGAAACAGGAATGGATGCGCTGACACATGCTATGGAGGCTTATATCAATCACAATCTGGATGAATTCGATGAAGCCTTGTGCAGTGGGGCTATTACGGGAATTATGAAATGGCTGCCCGTGTCATATAGGAAGGAGAACGAAGAAGAAATGCTGGCGGCACGGGAGAAGGTACATTATTATCAAGCGATGGCAGGCATAGGCTTTGCAAATGTAGGGCTTGGGATGGTACATGGTATCGCCCATTCCTTCGGAGCCGTTTTTCACATGGCGCATGGGCTTACCAATGCAATTATTCTGCCTTATGCCCTGGCATATAATCGCCGGAATAGCGAAGTGGAGAATAAATTAAGGGAACTGTCCTATCGCTGCCGTTGTAACGATATCGTAGAAGAAATAAAAGAGCTTGCAAAACAGTTGAATATTCCTTCCAGTATTGCAGGTGCAGGAGTAGAAGAGAAAGATTTTCTGGAAAAGTATGATATTCTGACCGATCATGCCATGCTTGGTGCAACGAGAGTCAACCCGGTACCGATAGATATGGATACGATGGAGAAGCTCATAAAAGCGGTTTATTATGGTACGGATATAAACTTTTAG
- a CDS encoding GNAT family N-acetyltransferase encodes MIRPVEEKDLMECLAVIKDSSMTVADEFGLTTDNCPTNGAFMPYERLENDYKKGNKMFAICEGDKIAGFAQLEAKDNGSYELAKLTVLPAYRHKGYGKQLVEFCYDVVKTLKGNKIVIGIIEENTRLKNWYIQNGFVHTGTKLFPHLPFTVGFMEIAVAQEEFDSEYCNVKYIPEDHVVLLRWKKYCHLEDYRRPTMFAASLLAKYEGSNFIVDARNGFVDDKEDAEWGASYLLPEIAKTPCRFVSFIMNDIAETGDGMDEEMDMWTVSFCKYFAVTKAENYGAALLSIRKYVLVNARYTIQAGKREEFYRKLQEEEIATASRQEPGNIKYDFYYPLDSSDDICLMEMWTNQHELKRHAATAHYDALSRLKEIYVKKIKISKYGIEEYV; translated from the coding sequence ATGATCAGACCAGTAGAAGAAAAGGATTTAATGGAATGTCTTGCCGTAATTAAGGACAGCTCGATGACAGTTGCAGACGAATTCGGGCTTACCACAGATAATTGCCCGACAAACGGGGCTTTTATGCCATATGAAAGATTGGAAAACGATTACAAAAAGGGAAATAAAATGTTTGCAATATGCGAAGGGGATAAGATTGCCGGTTTTGCACAGCTGGAAGCAAAGGATAATGGAAGCTATGAGTTGGCTAAACTGACAGTATTGCCGGCATATAGGCACAAAGGGTACGGAAAGCAACTTGTAGAATTTTGTTATGATGTGGTAAAAACCCTCAAGGGAAATAAAATCGTTATCGGAATCATAGAGGAAAACACCCGCTTAAAAAACTGGTATATTCAGAATGGGTTCGTACATACAGGAACGAAGCTCTTTCCCCATTTGCCATTTACGGTGGGATTTATGGAAATCGCGGTTGCGCAGGAGGAGTTCGATTCGGAATATTGCAATGTAAAATATATTCCTGAGGATCATGTAGTTTTGCTCAGGTGGAAAAAGTATTGTCATCTGGAGGATTATAGACGTCCTACTATGTTTGCGGCAAGCCTTTTGGCAAAGTACGAGGGCAGTAATTTTATTGTAGATGCAAGAAATGGATTTGTGGATGACAAGGAGGATGCAGAATGGGGCGCATCTTATCTCCTTCCTGAGATAGCGAAAACCCCATGCAGATTCGTTTCTTTTATTATGAACGATATAGCGGAGACAGGTGACGGAATGGATGAAGAAATGGATATGTGGACGGTCTCCTTCTGCAAATATTTTGCAGTAACTAAGGCGGAGAATTATGGGGCTGCTCTTCTTTCGATACGAAAATATGTCCTCGTAAATGCAAGATATACCATTCAAGCCGGAAAAAGAGAGGAATTTTACAGAAAGCTTCAGGAAGAAGAAATAGCAACGGCTTCCAGACAAGAGCCGGGAAATATTAAGTATGATTTTTATTATCCATTGGATTCATCAGATGATATATGCCTGATGGAGATGTGGACGAATCAGCATGAGCTGAAGCGGCATGCGGCAACGGCCCATTACGATGCTCTTTCCAGGCTCAAGGAAATATATGTGAAAAAGATAAAAATAAGCAAATACGGGATAGAAGAATATGTATAG
- a CDS encoding MFS transporter produces the protein MNQTGSSALYGTVTACAFIPAILLSPAGGIIADRVNKRNIMVILDFLTSALILIFFLSMGRANIILLIGGMLMLLYGIAGFYQPSVQASVPALVGKDKLMTANSIINSISSLSSLLGPVLGGILYSIYGLKTVLILCFACFLLAAVMEIFIVIPFEKRERGENIWETARCDFTESLIFIRKEKPIIGRVLLVVCAINLFMSAMIIVGLPYLITEVLSFSPEQANRLYGFAEGALAAGGIAGGILTGIFAKRLAVKKAGHLLLACAVCVFPIGISLATSSSDIVNYIVISTCCFILMAISTMFTVQMLSFVQAETPPGIVGKVIALILTASMCAQPIGSAFYGILFESWKGFEHAVVLLAGTISLGIAIGTKKIFKNL, from the coding sequence CTGAATCAAACTGGTTCTTCCGCGCTTTACGGAACGGTTACCGCTTGTGCCTTTATTCCGGCAATCCTTCTCTCGCCGGCAGGAGGTATTATCGCAGACCGAGTGAATAAACGAAATATCATGGTCATATTGGACTTTCTTACTTCGGCGCTTATATTGATATTCTTTTTAAGTATGGGTAGGGCAAATATCATCCTTTTGATCGGAGGTATGCTTATGCTCTTATATGGTATTGCCGGATTTTATCAGCCGTCGGTTCAAGCCAGCGTTCCTGCATTAGTTGGCAAGGATAAACTCATGACAGCGAATTCTATTATCAATTCCATCAGTTCACTTTCCTCTTTGCTGGGACCGGTATTGGGTGGTATTTTATATAGCATATATGGCCTTAAGACGGTACTTATACTTTGCTTTGCCTGCTTTCTGCTTGCAGCGGTTATGGAGATTTTTATCGTGATTCCCTTTGAAAAGAGAGAGCGCGGAGAAAACATATGGGAAACTGCAAGATGTGATTTTACAGAGAGCCTTATCTTTATTCGAAAAGAGAAACCTATTATCGGAAGGGTTCTGCTTGTGGTTTGTGCGATCAATCTTTTTATGTCGGCAATGATTATCGTAGGTTTGCCCTACCTGATTACGGAGGTACTTAGCTTTTCCCCTGAGCAGGCGAATAGGCTCTATGGATTTGCGGAAGGTGCGCTGGCAGCCGGGGGAATCGCGGGAGGGATCCTCACGGGAATTTTCGCAAAAAGGCTGGCTGTTAAAAAAGCCGGACATTTGCTGCTGGCATGTGCCGTCTGCGTTTTCCCTATCGGAATATCCCTGGCAACTAGTTCCTCTGATATTGTAAACTACATAGTGATAAGCACATGCTGTTTTATTCTTATGGCAATTTCCACCATGTTCACGGTACAAATGCTTTCCTTTGTCCAAGCGGAAACGCCGCCTGGTATTGTTGGTAAGGTAATTGCGTTAATTCTTACGGCTTCCATGTGTGCGCAGCCGATAGGCAGTGCCTTCTACGGTATTCTTTTTGAAAGCTGGAAAGGCTTTGAGCATGCGGTAGTGCTGCTTGCGGGGACGATATCTCTCGGAATCGCTATTGGAACAAAAAAAATATTTAAAAATCTATGA
- a CDS encoding GntR family transcriptional regulator encodes MKLQPIQKTLTLKEQAYNSIKEAILLNKLEPGTPLTEEQLSATLSISRTPIRSALQQLVYEKLAACDVTGHIYVSTITQKDVDDITVMRSNLEPLGIELISFPVAAEKLHKIKEIQKAQRELVEKHSEDNYQYALLDTMFHNEIAHLCDNSILVETIENLGPIMIRINILSGTLPPYKENAIEEHASIIRFLENNQKDFAVLAMREHVKKVGERIITTLS; translated from the coding sequence ATGAAACTACAACCCATTCAAAAAACGCTCACCTTGAAAGAACAAGCTTATAATTCTATAAAAGAAGCCATATTGCTAAATAAATTAGAGCCGGGTACACCGTTGACGGAAGAACAGCTTAGCGCTACTCTGTCCATAAGCCGTACCCCCATCCGTTCCGCCCTGCAGCAGCTCGTATATGAAAAGCTTGCCGCTTGCGATGTAACGGGACATATCTATGTGTCTACCATTACTCAGAAGGACGTGGACGACATCACCGTTATGAGGTCTAATCTGGAGCCTCTTGGAATCGAACTTATTTCCTTTCCCGTCGCCGCAGAAAAACTACATAAAATAAAGGAGATTCAAAAGGCTCAGCGCGAATTGGTAGAAAAGCATTCGGAAGATAATTATCAATATGCCCTTCTCGATACTATGTTCCACAACGAAATAGCTCATTTGTGCGACAACTCTATTTTAGTGGAGACAATAGAAAATCTGGGGCCCATTATGATAAGAATCAATATCTTATCCGGAACCTTACCTCCCTATAAGGAAAACGCTATAGAAGAGCACGCCTCTATTATCCGCTTTCTGGAAAATAATCAAAAAGATTTTGCCGTGTTAGCCATGCGGGAGCATGTAAAAAAGGTAGGGGAGCGCATTATAACTACGCTTAGCTAA
- a CDS encoding metallophosphoesterase family protein — protein MKQRIEFEGHPPFLICHGSPYQVNEKMIPNSDRIFEILEASETGLIICGHTHRQNKTIYNKKTALNPGSVGMPLLSEGRTQFLILSSHERGWQEEFISLEYEVDEVIADMRKDKLMVHAPYWSHVAERVLRNGRISNTQVLDRAMALCKEAVGECVWPHISEKYWEQAIRELYAE, from the coding sequence ATTAAACAAAGAATAGAATTCGAAGGACATCCGCCGTTTCTGATTTGCCACGGTTCGCCGTATCAGGTAAACGAAAAAATGATTCCAAATAGCGACAGAATATTTGAAATTCTGGAAGCATCGGAAACTGGGCTGATTATTTGCGGACATACCCACCGGCAAAATAAAACCATTTATAATAAAAAGACTGCATTAAATCCCGGATCGGTGGGAATGCCGCTTTTAAGCGAAGGGAGAACGCAATTTCTTATACTGAGCAGTCATGAAAGAGGATGGCAGGAGGAGTTTATCAGCTTAGAATATGAGGTGGATGAGGTTATTGCGGATATGCGCAAGGATAAGCTGATGGTTCATGCTCCATATTGGAGCCATGTGGCAGAGAGAGTCCTTAGAAATGGACGGATCAGTAACACTCAAGTATTGGATAGAGCGATGGCATTATGTAAAGAGGCTGTGGGAGAATGCGTATGGCCTCATATTTCTGAGAAATATTGGGAACAGGCAATAAGGGAACTATATGCGGAATAA
- a CDS encoding peptide transporter, giving the protein MRSFLRITDYTKKDIFEIFDIADAIQAGKYKDFLKGKTAVMFFSEASIRTRVTFEKGIFLLGGQTILFPPQTLDKREEIKDVTGYMNNWCDLVIVRHKDISLMERMQTFSGVPIINAMTDQNHPCEIVSDLYSLSKLRRDFLNDSYLFCGGSGNIGLAWKEAAEIMGFRFAQCCPEGYEMEGVDVFGELEAAVEGKDIICTDPIQKDALADFKGYQVTKAIMDSANSGAVVNPCPPFYRGEEVSEDVIESEYFVGYEFKKSLLVVQQAIIIYCLSH; this is encoded by the coding sequence ATGAGAAGCTTTCTTCGGATAACGGATTATACGAAAAAGGATATTTTTGAAATATTCGATATTGCCGACGCTATTCAAGCCGGAAAATACAAGGATTTTTTAAAGGGGAAAACAGCCGTCATGTTTTTCTCGGAAGCGAGCATCCGGACAAGGGTCACCTTCGAAAAGGGGATATTTCTGCTGGGCGGGCAGACGATACTGTTTCCCCCGCAAACGTTGGATAAAAGAGAAGAGATAAAAGACGTCACAGGATATATGAATAACTGGTGTGACCTGGTCATTGTAAGGCATAAGGACATTTCCCTTATGGAAAGGATGCAAACATTTTCAGGAGTACCCATAATCAATGCGATGACGGATCAAAATCATCCTTGCGAAATCGTATCAGATTTATATTCTCTCTCAAAGCTTCGCAGAGATTTTCTGAATGACAGCTATTTATTCTGCGGAGGAAGCGGCAATATCGGCTTGGCATGGAAGGAGGCTGCCGAAATTATGGGATTTCGGTTTGCCCAGTGCTGCCCTGAGGGTTATGAGATGGAAGGCGTCGATGTGTTTGGTGAGCTGGAGGCTGCGGTGGAGGGCAAGGACATCATATGTACGGATCCTATACAAAAAGATGCATTAGCTGATTTTAAAGGATATCAGGTTACGAAAGCGATTATGGACAGCGCGAATTCCGGTGCTGTTGTCAATCCTTGTCCCCCGTTTTACCGTGGCGAGGAGGTATCTGAAGATGTTATCGAATCCGAATATTTCGTGGGTTATGAATTCAAAAAAAGTTTGCTCGTGGTGCAGCAGGCTATTATAATCTATTGTTTGTCTCACTAA
- a CDS encoding aspartate aminotransferase family protein, with the protein MKSMYERCMDVMPAVARRATTLGITDSEGCYVFTEDGRKILDFASGVAVNNIGCRNERVINAIKEQMETMIHVGHNVVYYEAYVRLAEQLVELTGGDTKVYFSNSGAEANEGAIKLAKYVTKRPGVISFKNSFHGRTIGTISITGSNAAYRKYYEPLLPSVYWADYANCYRCPFAQKKDTCHMECLGQFEQIFSRLIAPECVAAIVVEPVQGEGGYIAPPKEFLTGLRKICDDHGIVLIFDEIQTGIGRTGELFAFQTYGVKPDILTSAKALGGGIPLSAVIAKKELMDLWPAGAHGGTFGGNPLACAAGLATLQVIEEEKLLENCKEMGSYFKERLSALQKKFASVIGDVRGIGLMLAMEIVKTGNEPDAALTDKIKNRALEKDLLLLTCGADHNVVRFIAPLIITKSEIDRVIEIIDEILSEK; encoded by the coding sequence ATGAAGAGCATGTATGAAAGATGTATGGATGTAATGCCGGCGGTAGCAAGACGGGCAACAACACTCGGCATAACGGATTCCGAAGGCTGTTATGTATTTACGGAGGATGGCAGAAAGATTCTTGATTTCGCAAGCGGTGTGGCAGTGAATAACATCGGATGCAGGAATGAGAGGGTGATAAATGCCATTAAGGAGCAGATGGAAACCATGATCCACGTGGGTCATAATGTGGTTTACTATGAAGCCTACGTGAGGCTTGCCGAACAACTTGTGGAACTGACGGGAGGAGATACCAAGGTATATTTCAGCAATTCCGGAGCGGAAGCGAATGAAGGCGCCATTAAGCTTGCTAAGTACGTGACAAAGCGTCCCGGCGTGATCAGCTTTAAGAATTCTTTTCACGGAAGAACTATAGGAACGATATCTATAACCGGTTCCAATGCCGCGTATCGGAAATATTATGAGCCTCTGTTACCAAGCGTATATTGGGCCGACTATGCGAATTGCTACAGATGTCCTTTCGCACAGAAGAAGGACACCTGTCATATGGAATGCCTCGGCCAGTTCGAGCAGATCTTTTCCAGACTTATTGCGCCGGAGTGTGTAGCGGCTATTGTCGTAGAGCCCGTTCAGGGAGAAGGCGGATATATTGCTCCGCCTAAGGAATTCTTAACAGGACTTAGGAAAATATGTGATGATCACGGTATTGTTCTCATATTTGATGAGATACAGACCGGAATCGGCAGAACGGGAGAGCTGTTCGCTTTCCAGACCTATGGGGTAAAGCCGGATATCCTTACTTCTGCAAAGGCATTGGGCGGCGGTATTCCGCTGTCGGCAGTCATTGCCAAAAAAGAACTGATGGACTTATGGCCGGCTGGCGCCCACGGAGGCACTTTCGGAGGAAATCCGCTGGCTTGTGCCGCAGGCCTTGCGACTCTTCAGGTAATTGAAGAGGAGAAACTGCTGGAGAACTGCAAAGAAATGGGAAGCTATTTTAAAGAGAGGCTTTCGGCTCTGCAAAAGAAATTCGCCTCCGTAATCGGCGATGTTCGTGGGATAGGCCTGATGCTGGCAATGGAAATCGTTAAAACAGGGAACGAACCGGATGCCGCTCTTACCGATAAGATAAAAAATAGGGCATTGGAAAAGGATTTGCTCCTTTTGACTTGCGGAGCCGATCATAATGTGGTTCGTTTTATCGCTCCTCTCATCATAACGAAGAGTGAGATAGATAGGGTAATAGAAATAATAGATGAAATTTTAAGCGAAAAGTAG
- a CDS encoding TetR/AcrR family transcriptional regulator, with protein MARNKYPEETINLILDVAFRLFMQKGYEHTSIQDIIDNLGGLSKGAIYHHFKSKEEILIAVTDRMTSDSNQMLAVIRDRSDMNGKEKLKAIFKESILRPVQSDIFTAAPNLGENPRFMFIMLRDTIDEAVPLYIRPIVEQGIADGSIQTQYSAELSELIVLAANFWLNPMIFNNTPEECYRKLMVFDQMLRGFGLDVLDDEMINRLQELAQIYQDSK; from the coding sequence ATGGCGAGAAACAAATACCCGGAGGAGACAATCAATCTCATATTGGATGTTGCCTTCCGTTTATTCATGCAAAAGGGCTATGAGCATACTTCTATACAGGATATTATCGATAATCTGGGCGGACTCAGCAAAGGGGCAATTTATCATCATTTTAAATCGAAGGAAGAGATTTTGATTGCGGTAACGGACCGGATGACTTCAGACTCCAATCAAATGTTAGCAGTTATCCGTGACCGTTCGGATATGAATGGAAAAGAAAAGCTGAAAGCCATCTTTAAGGAATCTATTCTGCGTCCGGTACAAAGTGATATTTTTACGGCGGCGCCTAATCTGGGTGAGAATCCCAGATTTATGTTTATAATGCTTCGCGATACGATAGACGAAGCAGTTCCCCTATATATTCGTCCAATCGTTGAGCAGGGGATAGCGGATGGCTCGATTCAGACACAATATTCCGCGGAGCTTTCTGAGCTGATAGTGCTGGCCGCTAATTTCTGGCTCAATCCTATGATTTTTAACAATACACCCGAGGAGTGTTATAGAAAGCTCATGGTGTTCGATCAAATGCTGCGCGGCTTTGGACTGGATGTTTTGGATGACGAAATGATAAATAGGCTGCAGGAGCTGGCACAGATTTATCAGGATAGTAAATAG
- a CDS encoding M20/M25/M40 family metallo-hydrolase, with translation MINEDMLMLTKELVNINSVNTTDGEREIGLFMEAYIREIPYFKRHPDQVIVRELKDDSLHRRNVMALLIGEKERKKRTLLFHGHTDTVGIEEYGALKPFACKPDELMEALAGLDLAPEVREDLESGNYLFGRGSCDMKSGDAVFLGILKEMCGQVQNLSGNILVSFNPVEENLHTGIIEGLDILEELKKTYELEYILAINNDFICPLFRGDQTKTLYTGTVGKLLPCFYIQGKETHVGQCFEGFDASMVAAGLVDKINLNSAFSDEYEGEYTYPPSVLKMKDLKPWYNVQTASEAFVYFNYFVHNASMEEIIGKLITAAKEVMQEALAKINEMSARFSKLSGQAHKDYEYPYRIMTYEELWQIAKDRGCTEKDLESRILDEMKKGTDKREIPIQTVRYLLHAAGITVPAVILYFAAPYCPHNTLQGKEEEIISRIRKIVQEVSDDTGETFRFMKFFPSLSDSSYLKIDDSEESLGLLTDNFPGMKELYPIPVDQIKRLNIPAVNYGCYGKDAHKWTERVNIPYTFEVLPLLLRKTIAFYLQ, from the coding sequence TTGATCAATGAAGATATGCTGATGCTCACAAAGGAGCTGGTAAATATCAATAGTGTTAATACCACGGATGGGGAGCGGGAAATCGGTTTGTTTATGGAAGCATATATAAGAGAGATTCCCTATTTCAAGAGGCATCCTGATCAGGTAATCGTGAGAGAATTAAAGGATGATTCGCTTCACCGCCGAAATGTAATGGCGCTATTGATCGGAGAAAAAGAAAGAAAGAAAAGAACGCTGCTTTTTCACGGACATACGGATACCGTAGGGATTGAGGAATATGGCGCACTAAAGCCATTCGCATGCAAACCGGATGAATTAATGGAGGCGCTGGCGGGCTTGGATCTGGCACCGGAGGTAAGAGAGGATCTGGAATCCGGCAATTATCTGTTTGGAAGAGGGAGCTGCGATATGAAAAGCGGCGATGCGGTTTTTCTCGGCATTTTAAAAGAAATGTGCGGGCAGGTTCAGAATCTTAGCGGAAATATTCTGGTATCCTTTAATCCGGTGGAAGAAAACCTGCACACAGGTATCATAGAGGGACTGGATATTTTAGAGGAGCTTAAGAAGACTTATGAATTAGAATACATACTGGCGATCAATAACGATTTCATATGCCCTTTGTTCCGAGGCGACCAGACAAAAACTTTGTATACAGGAACCGTCGGCAAACTGCTTCCCTGTTTCTATATACAGGGAAAGGAGACTCATGTAGGACAGTGCTTCGAAGGCTTTGATGCATCCATGGTCGCTGCCGGACTGGTGGATAAGATTAATTTAAACAGTGCTTTTTCGGACGAATATGAAGGGGAATATACCTATCCGCCCTCTGTGCTGAAAATGAAGGATTTAAAACCATGGTACAATGTGCAGACAGCTTCGGAGGCATTCGTATACTTTAATTATTTTGTTCATAATGCCTCTATGGAGGAGATCATCGGGAAATTAATTACGGCGGCTAAAGAGGTAATGCAGGAGGCGCTGGCAAAAATCAATGAAATGAGCGCGCGTTTCAGTAAGCTGAGCGGTCAGGCACATAAGGATTATGAGTACCCTTACCGGATAATGACCTATGAGGAGCTTTGGCAGATTGCAAAAGACAGAGGCTGTACGGAAAAGGATTTGGAGAGCAGGATTTTGGACGAAATGAAAAAGGGGACGGATAAAAGAGAAATTCCTATCCAGACGGTTCGGTATCTCCTTCATGCGGCCGGCATTACTGTTCCGGCAGTGATTTTGTACTTTGCAGCGCCTTATTGCCCTCATAATACGCTGCAGGGTAAAGAGGAAGAAATAATTTCCCGGATACGGAAAATCGTGCAGGAGGTATCTGATGATACGGGGGAAACTTTTCGCTTTATGAAGTTCTTCCCAAGCCTTTCCGACAGCAGTTATCTGAAAATAGACGATTCGGAGGAATCCCTCGGGCTTCTTACGGACAACTTTCCCGGAATGAAGGAGTTATATCCTATACCGGTAGATCAGATCAAAAGGCTCAATATTCCGGCGGTCAATTATGGCTGCTATGGAAAAGATGCTCATAAGTGGACGGAAAGAGTGAATATTCCGTATACCTTTGAAGTATTGCCGCTGCTGCTGCGTAAGACGATCGCGTTCTATTTACAATAA